The genomic region gttccccccttttccggAATCACAAACCACCTGTCCGTCTCAATCCCCAACGGAGGGTCATGCGCCTTGCCGGCATTGGTGAAGTGGTTGTGCAGAATCTCACCAAAGGTCGTCTTTCCAGGTatcttcttggtctccttATGGGGTTCGTCCGTCTCGAGGACCATCATCCTGACAATGGGGGCATCCTGCCCCTTTGGGTGGGCTGTCACTTCGTCCCGGTGTTCTGGTTCGCTGTGGGGTGCCATGTTATGTTTTGAATAATGATGTGGTAAGATTGGTGATTTGGTGTCCCTTATGACAGGCTTAAACGGTTTTTGTTGTCAATATTAATTCAGAATTGCTAAATGTCCAGGCTTCATCGTGGCTTTTTGACCCTCTTCCAAGAGCTGATGTGCCCTGTTTTGGAACAATGAACAAACATCTCCACAATGACGGCATTCACTTGGCGTACGGTTTTCGGACCCTTGACAGCGGCAAAATctccagaaaaaaacaaacaaaaaaggaaCTTGCTTCGGCTAACTATTCGATCCTAATCGTGGGAATGCAGATGACCCAATCGTAGGGGGCTAACGAGTCGAAGTGCAATAGTGTGTGCGGAGCAAGGTGCGACCCCACCTGACTCGGCCTTCCGACCTCTGCCCTGGTGAGAGTGGGCAAGGACTTCGGCCTACGACTTCACCTTTGATACTACTAACGCGTGATGATGGCTTCAGTGGTGGGACTGAGTGTCTGAGAGCTCGGGACTCGGCCTTCGGCCTTGTTGTGGATATTCTGGTGCTCTTTGGATCTTGGGAGTATATATTGGTTTGATTTTCTACGCTTTTTTTCACTTGATATCTCCTTTGTCTGGTAGATGAATATACTTCTTTACTTTGGCTCATTTCTGCCTGCACAGCGTGGCATCAGCCAGCGCCGTGTTAACCGCGCCAAGAAGAGACTTCTCTACGGATTCCACACGGTCAGTCAAAGATGACTAAAACACCAAGAAAACACCAAGACTATCATCAACTCCAAATCTCAGGCCACACGTTTCCAAGCAAATGCGctctcatccccatcctcacaaACCCCATTCCGATCAAACACCCAAACAAATTCCTCGAACGGCCTGCCTGACCCTCTTCGGCCCCTAAACACCAGCTCGAAATCTCGAATATTCAATCTGTTGTTTCCGCCTACACCAAGAGGTACCAAGTCTCTCATCGGCATGGCAAACGTCATGATCACCTCTGAAGAGACCGCGCAGCAATCATGTCTGGCTCTCAGTGGGTATTCAAACCCTTTTCCATACAGTTGAAATCTCAAAGACCCTCCAGCATGCCCCTGAATCTCAGCAAACACGCCCAGGACCAATCGGAATCTCCCCACACAGCTCGCAAAGTCTTCCGCACATGCAAGTTGGGAATACTCCCGTTCAAGTCTTGTCTCGTAGAGAACCAAATCCCGTATGTAACTTCCTTTAATGTGTCGGATCACAGTGTCAAGGTTTGCGCACAAGGTTTGAAGTGCGCGAGGGTCGGTCGCTTTCCGTGCCAAAGCATCAGCCAGAAACATGCAGGCGATGTTGGCTGCGTCAAGGTAAAAGCCACGGGTGTTGCAAAGAACCACGACTGCTTGTTTGAGCGATGGAACTGGCGGCAAGGAGAGGTTAGAATTTCGAATTCATCCGAGTGAGGTGGACAAGTGCCAGCACATACTGAGAAAGCAGGACGAAGTGGCGCCCACCATATTCCCGCCGTGATAGAGCGCCAGCTTcttgccaacatcaacgcctCCACCAATCGAAAGTTGTTGGAAAAAGTACCACAAGCGATTGGCTGTGAGAGCTCCATCACTGTGGCTGCTCCTGATGGCGCTCTGAAGACGACGCGCATTGTCGCCATCCGAGCCAGGCCAACGATGTTTCAAGTCGCAAGGGTTCCAAGATatgttggtggtgttccTGTGTTCCAGTCAGAGCCTGATATCCAACATTTACTTGGAGAATATTGCCACTAACCAGCCGCCGGCATAGATGGAGTTTTCCGATTGCGTATGTGAAAGGATATGGCGCCACCAAGTGATCATGCCACGCTCGACCTCAGAGATCTTGTGGCCGAGGTCGTACCTTTGTCCCTGGAGGCTGCCGAAGACTTCAAGAAGATAGCCAAAAAACTTCAGCAAGTCCTTCGTTGAAGACACCATGCCGGCTGCCGCCCCTAGTGGAGATGGTTTAGAGCCGCGGTTGACACAGGAAACCTGGGAGGGCTCAATCAAAAGGGGTTCTGCCTTGGGACCTGTCATGCAGTTCCTCTGCCAAAGTTGATGACCTCCCGCCAACAAACCATCTACACTCACGCTGTGAGATGCAACATAGCTGTTCCTGTCCTGGAGATGGTCCTGCGGAACGTCGGTAAAGGTGCTGGTCAAATGCAATGGCTGCAGAATCCTCTCTGTGACAAACTCTCCCCACGGCATCCTCGCAGTCCTTTCAACAACCTCCGCAAGCAAGGCAAAGCATTCGTTGGAGTAGTTCCTAGAATTATCGAATTTCTTCTCTGTATACTGGCTGCTTCGGGGCATGTGACGGAGGAGCGCCAGGACTGGATCAATGGTCGTCCATGGAATGTGGCCCTCGGGACTTTCCCAGAGGTTGGTGTACCTCAGGAACTCGGACCGGTGCGCCAAAAGATGGCCGATTGTCAGCTCAGGCTCCATCTGGTCCGACACCAGTGCGGTTCGTCCCTCAAGTTCTGGAAGGATATCCTTCACAGGTGTTTCAAAACAGATGCCATGTCTTCCGTCAGCGACAAGAATTGATATTGCAAGGCCCATAAAAGGCTTGGTCATGGATGATATGAGATATCTTGAATTCTTAGTAGGAGGCTGGTCGTCGTCAAGGGCACGGGTGCCAATATCATGGAAGGTGTAGTTCCCATCTTCCAAGAGGCCGATTGATGCACCGACGTTGCCACTTTCCTGAAATATGGCTTCCAGAACCGTTGATGTAGATCGCAACAGGTACTCGGCTATGCTTCTCTTGCTGCGTTCTTGTGAAGCTCGAGGAGCCACAGATGATTTGGGCATTTTTGATCACTAGCTATATTGTCCTCCGATAACCGGTTAGTTGACGGTCAGGTTGGCAACCGAACGCGAAAGGAAATGTGGCACTATCAAGCCACACACACTGTACCTCTTGACAGGCTCTATAGGCGTAGCGGCGAGTGATCAAACGTTTGTCAAGTCCAGTTACTTGTTGATGCACACGCGCCTAGAGAATGTAATGGTAGATATAGGTCGCAATCTCACTGCTCAGGATTTACTAAGGTCCCATGGGAACGTGCTTGCTTCTCTGTATGGTTCCGTCTTTGCGACAAGATCGAACGTCGAACGTCCCGGGATCCATGGCCTGAAATATGGAACGGAACCTGGAGAGCTCAACGCAATGGCCATCGGAACTTCCAGGGTACATAACCTATCAGTAGCCTAAGATTGAGCAGAGCGTAGGAGCCTTTCTTCCAGACGCAAAGCAGCGACCGCGGGCAGCCTGACCACTTCTGCGATGCAGTTTCCTGAACAGGGAAGAAATCCTTCGGCTTTCCTCCTTGATACTCTTCAATCCGAAGCAGAGCAAGACGCCATTTTGGACCCGGTAGAGTGGAAACCTATCAGAGCAGCAGCTCTCGTCCCCGGAACCCCCCTCGTATTTCCGGATGCCTGTCCGCCACACGCTTTGGCAGCAAGCTTGGAAAGCGACAACATGAAGATTGAACCCGGCCGGATTGCCGCTGTCATTTAGATGGCggtaaagaaaataaaagaacGGAGATGTGATCCGGTGCAGCAGGCTGCCAGGATCGAGTCCGTTACGTGattcctcccccatcccccctcaaccccctcaagcTTTGAGGAACCCACAAGCTGCCCTGGCCATTTCGAAGCAATCAGAAGAATTAGCTCGCGAGCGGCGGGTTGAGACATTGCAGTAGAAGCTGAGGTCTGAACATACGGATGTAGCTCGGCGTGGGTCTTTATCGGGCGACACCAACGTTGGCAGATTAGCATGGCCTCCCCTGCCacgttggaggagaggttcCCATCTATGATCAAACGTCAGAAATCGGTTGGCCCCTTCTCAGCGTGCGTGTGGGTGTGGAGCAATCAGGACAGCCAACGCCGAGCACCAATCCGGGACACTCTGACATTGGGCTCCCAGCTGCAGGTGGACGGACTATGAGCAGCAGGACGGACACTCGGGTTCGCGGGACGGGAGGCGGGTAGCAAGCCGCGGGGCTCCATCGACGAGAATGTTTGCTGCTGTCAGTGGGGGAGAGCGCTGTTGGTGATAGCTCCATATCAGCACTGAGGAAAATCGAAGATATGGGAGAGCCGCGGGATTTGATATGGAGGGGTTTTGGAAAATGGGAAAAGCAGCTGAGCGGGAGGCTAACCCAAAGTATTTTGACTTCCAgtgagagaagagaggaggattGAGCTGACACACACTCGGCTTTAGTTCCGCCGCAATCTGGTTCGCTGAGAGCCCCATTTGAATAAGGCTCATGGCGATGGCTCTTTCCCAGCACTTGTACTTTCCAAACAAGCCCCCATAGAAGGTCGTCGGGTGATTCAAGCAGGATCGACAGTCTGCGGCATGGGCTGGCCTAGCTTTCTGAGTgaggtgctgttgttgcagTCTATACCTGCTGGGCTTGAGAAACCCAaacgccttcttcttctcccctcccattcCCCGAGATTCACCCATCTCTCACCGCCCCTTGTTCCCGCCAAACAAACAGTGGGACATGATGGGATGGCCCTCGTCCCGTTATTCAGAGGTATCGTTTTGTCCATTAATTAGAGGCTATCGACCAATACCCAATCATCACGACATGTATCAGATGATGGCATTCCTTCCTGATCAACGGGCTGGGGGGATGAACCAGGGTCATCCACCTCGTGGGATTCATCACAAATCATGTTGCTCATTGCAATAGAtatctccttcccccccccccccccaccccaccccttCAAACTTCCTGACGACACGCAAACAATGACTTGATTCCATGCATCTAGTCCGTATCCATATGTGATAGCCAGTATCGCGTGCAGACGGGACTTCCTTGGTCAGATAGGACTTCCTAGAGATTCACAGGGCTCAATTGGCGCCAGTATTACCTGCCAAGTGCATCGAGACTGTCAGGCTCTTTTGTTCCCTTCCGATGAGGCCCGTCCATAACCACCACTTGCATTTGGTCCCGGTCTCGAGCGTCCAGGCCCCCCCAGGGCTCCCCCCTGTCCGCCCTGTGCGTCAAGGGCTGCAACTAAGGCTCGAAAGGGTATCATTGTGATGCGGAGGACACATTGGCCGGGAATCAGCTCAGCTTCTGGTGTCTTTCAGGCCAAGATGGCCTGCCCCTCCAAGAGGTGTGATCTCCAGTCCAAGACTCATTCCCTGCCACTAACCCGCCAACATTTTTTATGGCCCTTTTGGTATTTCAGAAGCACTCTTGTCCCGATTTCGCAGATGTAACGCACGGCAAGAAGTGGTGAGTTGAGCAGGGCTTGGTGGCAAGGTCCAAATACGAACCTGTACAAGTTGAATCGTATCTGGCGATGGTGGATGAAGGCTCAGGGGCTAATCACGGTATTCACCTCACAAATCGGGTTGTCGAGCAGCATTTCAGTCCTAGGGCCGGGAGGGAGTGTGGATCAGGTTGAGGGAGCCAGGGCCGTCCCGAGGACAGATCAAATTCAGCGTTACGTGTGCCGGAAAGCGGCTGCTCGGAAAGGCCCGAAACAAGATGGGATTCTTCCAGGCCGAGGAAGACACCCAGAGGACAATACCATACTTCAAAGCAGAATCTGATTCATCAAAGATCTCAGCATCGGACTTTTGATGCCTAAACTGACAAGTTTTGGCAGATCCAGAGATGaagtcaacaccaacaagtcTTGGAAGTGCCCAGTGACGGACATTGATCATTCAGATTACTCAGTAAGCTCTGAGTGGACACTGAGTATCAGGTAGGTTTCACCTTTGGGCGGACACTGACGAGAAGGCTTGCGTTCCCTGTTGGCAGGTGTTGAATTCagtgtttgaggaggatcGAAAGATGGTTATCAGACATTGACAGCGACCCTCAAAGCAACTCAGTGATTCCAATTTGAACTCTAAGTATGGACAGAATGGTCGTGGCGTGATACCCGAGACAGGCAGGCCAGAGGTTGACCTCATGACACGGATGCCTCGCCGCTGCGTTGTGGCACCTGCGGTGAATAATCCCATCACGGCAGAAGGATTCGCTGGACACAGGAGGCAGGGAACTGCAATGTCGGTCATTTTGTATTTTTGTAGTGATTAAAGCATGTTTCCAGAGGACGTGTATAACCGCGATGCCAAATCGGTGGTAATCAGCATTTTGTTCCCTCTTTCTCGCCACAGTACTTGAGCTTCGGTTCTTCTagaagcaaaaagaaggaaatggTAATTCACCGTACACATACAACCCCTACGTTGATGACTGATCACAAAATAGAAGACTACAACACCCAAAAGGGACACTTGCGAGAATCCTCGAGGCTCCCCTGTTTAGAACGACACGTCATACTAGAAGAATATGTACTACGCTTACTTTGCGTCACTTAAACAGATCATCTATACATCCAAGTACGTAAGGTAACGATCTGTCATCTATTTGCAGCGTAGGTTaactacctaggtactcaTACCTTACCTGCTGTTATGGGCCAAGGGTCTGGGTAGCATGGAAGGTTAGGGCACGACGGAGTCTAACCGGTGGCTTTCCCGAAGGCCGGCCGGGTGTCCGGAAAGGTGCCATTTTCCACATGCATAAAAAAGAGTCCGGTCCCATTCAACGGacctgttttcttttcttctccctaTCAGTTGATTCAACTATTTCTTACAGCTTGAATTTCCATCAATCGGACCAAACCCCGTATCACCTGCAGCAGCTTAATATGACATATTAACACCTACCTATGTCAGGATGTTGTCTTTATTCAAGCGTTGTTCCTGATATTGCACTTCCCATGTACTCAAGCAGTAATACGAGCCTTTCAAGCCTTCCTATTAGACATTTGAACGCTTCCAATATCAAGCCTATTACTGCAGATGTGAAAATCCAGAATGGGATCGTTTCCCTCTCATCATATAATAGTTGTTTCCCAAAATTCCCCTCCAATTCAACTTTCCCAAGAATCAAAACAAGACTTGAAAGATATCCATAATCAAACGTGTCTGCGGACCTTCACCTAGATTCCACCTGCAAGCTTGTTACCGAGGTAGAAGCAGATTGCAAAACTTCAACGTCTATTATTACGATAAATCTTTTATGGCTCCTGACTCCGACTCTGCTTGCATCTATCAAAACATGCTAGGATGGTTTGATCAAATCCACTAGCCAGTCCCATTCTCCATGCTGATCAACTTCAACTTTGGTATCTCATCTCTTCATTTTGTTCATCCCATCCTTACATAATGACCTCGTTGGAAACGTCCTAGAGTTACACAGGTTAGCTCATTTCATGGAACCCACACATCACTACGACATCGGAAAGAATCTTACCCTCTTCAGATCCTTGAATGGCAGGCAGATGCAGTTCTGCACTCTGACCTCATCACCGACACCGCACTCCTTGCCAAGGATGGTGATAGCCTGAACCTTGACACCGTTCTTGATAATGCTCGTGTTGTGGCTCGTCACGGGGGTTGGTGTGCCCTCCACACGAGCCCAAGCACCGACGCGGCTGCCCCAACCGATAATTGAGTACAGAATGCACGCGTCATGCTTGACCTCGGCGTCTTCCAACACGATAGACTCCTTGATGCGGACGCCAGGTCCAATCGTCACGCGAGGTCCAATAGAGACATTGGGGCCCAGAACAGCCGTGGGGTGTACGTTGGCCGTGGGGTGGATGAATACGGGGGCCTTGATGTTGGCTGAAGGAGCGGCAAGCTCGCTGGAGCCGCTTTGCTGGGCCTTCTGGAGGTACAGGGCGTTGGCTGGGATGGCAGAGCCGGCCGTCTTGATCTGCCTCCAGAAGTCCTTGGTCTCATagacgaagaagaggttggtaTCGGCCATTTCTCCGAGAATATCCTGCTCCAACCGAATGACTTCATTCTTCTGCgtgtcttcctcgtcaaacATGTACGAGCTGGCAAGATTCTCGGATGAACGGTACGAGCCCAGACGGGGTCTGTCGGCGCGGCGCTGGATGGCGGTGCGGATCGAAGGGAAGAGGACATCGGCGCGGAAGAGGTAGACTCCGCAGTTGATAAGATTGGAAATGTAACTTTCGGGCTTCTCGACGTAGTGCAGCACGCGGCGGGTGTGAGAATCGGAGACAATGCAGCCAAAGTTCGAGGCGGCATCCTCGCTGACCCTGGTGCCCAGAATGACGGCCTCGGCGCGGCGCTCGTGTGTGAGCTGAAGCATCTCGTTTAGAGGAAAACTGCAACAGACGTCCGAGTTCAGAACAAAGATGTTCTCGGGGCGGCCCTTGAGGATGGCATCGCGGAAGTGGTACAAGCCGCCGGCGGTGCCCAGGGCTTGGTATTCGCGGAGGTACTTGATGGAGAGGTCGGGGAACTCGGACGACGAATCCTTGATGAAGTCGCGGAAAACATGCTCCTCGTAGTAGCCGATCAGGTAGACTTCGTGGATCGAAGGGACCTTGCTGATGGCGGTCAAGCAGTGCCAGATGATGGGGTGACCGGCAACATCGAAGAGAGGCTTGGGAACATCGAGAGAGAGCGGGCGGAAGCGAGTGCCACGAGAGGCACCACCAACCTTGAAAACGAGTAAGCAATCTGTCCAGTGTGTCCAGTGCCCCCCTACACTGGGCAACTCACGAGAATCACGGCTTTGGTGGCGCCAGTGTTGCCGTTGgccttttggtggtgggggatttgAAGCGACATCGCGTCTCTTGTTCAGAACACAAAGATCACCTCTGCAAAAAAGCAAGGGGAAAAAGAAGCGATGAGGGTGTCTAGAAAGCTTTCAGGTCGTTGTCGTTGGACTGGAATGGTTGGGCTGAATGGCTTGGTGCTGCTTAATAGCGGGGTCAGAAGCTTGATGCAGCTCCAAATCCCCTGAATCCTGACTTCACTGCCAGGGGTCAGCTGGGCAGTCCTGGGGAAATGTGGCATGTGCGCCAAGGGGCCTCTGGCAGTTGCAGGTGGAGCCACGTGACAGCCCGCCCTTCACCGTTTGTGAGCTTGGATTTGCGCTCTTCTCCAGTGTGACCTGGTCATCCTCGCATGCGGT from Podospora bellae-mahoneyi strain CBS 112042 chromosome 4, whole genome shotgun sequence harbors:
- a CDS encoding hypothetical protein (MEROPS:MER0026262; EggNog:ENOG503PQXS; COG:S), producing the protein MPKSSVAPRASQERSKRSIAEYLLRSTSTVLEAIFQESGNVGASIGLLEDGNYTFHDIGTRALDDDQPPTKNSRYLISSMTKPFMGLAISILVADGRHGICFETPVKDILPELEGRTALVSDQMEPELTIGHLLAHRSEFLRYTNLWESPEGHIPWTTIDPVLALLRHMPRSSQYTEKKFDNSRNYSNECFALLAEVVERTARMPWGEFVTERILQPLHLTSTFTDVPQDHLQDRNSYVASHSVSVDGLLAGGHQLWQRNCMTGPKAEPLLIEPSQVSCVNRGSKPSPLGAAAGMVSSTKDLLKFFGYLLEVFGSLQGQRYDLGHKISEVERGMITWWRHILSHTQSENSIYAGGWNTTNISWNPCDLKHRWPGSDGDNARRLQSAIRSSHSDGALTANRLWYFFQQLSIGGGVDVGKKLALYHGGNMVGATSSCFLIPSLKQAVVVLCNTRGFYLDAANIACMFLADALARKATDPRALQTLCANLDTVIRHIKGSYIRDLVLYETRLEREYSQLACAEDFASCVGRFRLVLGVFAEIQGHAGGSLRFQLYGKGFEYPLRARHDCCAVSSEVIMTFAMPMRDLVPLGVGGNNRLNIRDFELVFRGRRGSGRPFEEFVWVFDRNGVCEDGDESAFAWKRVA
- a CDS encoding hypothetical protein (COG:G; COG:M; COG:O; EggNog:ENOG503NTWK), whose protein sequence is MSLQIPHHQKANGNTGATKAVILVGGASRGTRFRPLSLDVPKPLFDVAGHPIIWHCLTAISKVPSIHEVYLIGYYEEHVFRDFIKDSSSEFPDLSIKYLREYQALGTAGGLYHFRDAILKGRPENIFVLNSDVCCSFPLNEMLQLTHERRAEAVILGTRVSEDAASNFGCIVSDSHTRRVLHYVEKPESYISNLINCGVYLFRADVLFPSIRTAIQRRADRPRLGSYRSSENLASSYMFDEEDTQKNEVIRLEQDILGEMADTNLFFVYETKDFWRQIKTAGSAIPANALYLQKAQQSGSSELAAPSANIKAPVFIHPTANVHPTAVLGPNVSIGPRVTIGPGVRIKESIVLEDAEVKHDACILYSIIGWGSRVGAWARVEGTPTPVTSHNTSIIKNGVKVQAITILGKECGVGDEVRVQNCICLPFKDLKRDVSNEVIM